GCCGCGCTCGGGCGCGTCGGGAAAGGCCCGCCGGCGGATCCGTTCGCCGAGGGCAATGCGTTCGTCACGTCGGCCGACATCGCCGTGGTGTACACGGTGGCGAAAGCCGGCGAGGACGGACACGAGCACCACGTCTCGCTCTCGCATCGCGGCGGCCCGTTCGCCCGCGCGGCGGCTGGGTTTCTGGCCGCGGCGATCCGCCGCTTGCTCGGGGTCGCAGAGGCGCCCGGCGTGCTCGCGGTCTCGAGCTCCGGGGTCTACCACTTGATCTTCCAGGTCCCCGCCGCGGAGGAGGCGCGGTTCGCAGCGCGCTCCGTCCCGGAGCTCGACGAGGAGGCCGCGCGGGCGCTGCTCGGCGCGGCCATGGACGAGCGGGGCGATTTGCTCGCGCGCCTCGGCAAGCTCGACGTGAAGCTCCCGAAATGATGTTCTTGGGGTTCCGAAAGGAGCTTCTCATGACACGACGACTTCGCTTCTTCGCTCTCTCTTGCCTCGCCACGCTCGGCGCCGCCTCCGCCTTCGCGACCGACGCCGACGCCTGCGGCGGCTGTTTCCATGCGGCAGACGATCCCGAGACCACGGTGGTGACGGGCCATCGCATGGCCTTCGCCATCTCCCCGACGCAGACCGTGCTCTGGGATCAGGTCGAATACACAGGATCGCCGCAGGAGTTCGCGTGGGTGCTCCCGATCAAAAAAGGCGCGCGCCTCGAGGTCGCGAGCAACGCCTGGTTCGAGGCGCTCGACGCGGCGACCTCGACGCGCGTCGTCCAGCCGCAGCTCTTCTGCGCCGACTTCGGCGGCGGCGACTTCGACAACTTCGAGAGCACGGACAGCGGCGGCAGCGGCTGCGGTTGCTTCATGATGAGCGCGGACTCGGCGAACTACGCGGGCGGGGGCACGGGCGGCGGCGAAGACCTGGCCCCGCCGCCGCCGCCGGTGGAGGTCGTCCGCCGCGAGACCGTCGGGCCCTACGAGGTCGTGACGCTCGCGACCGACACGCCCGGCGTGCTCACGGATTGGCTGCAGACCCATGGATTCGCGGTCGACGCCGAGATCCAGCCGATCATCGACCAGTACGTCGCGGAGGACTTCGACTTCATCGCGATGCGGCTCGCGCCGGGCGAGGGCGTGCAAAGCATGAAGCCCGTGCGCGTGCTCTCGCCGGGCGCGACGCCCGTCATGCCCCTGCGTATGGTCGCGGCGGGGACGGGCGCGAACACGGCGATCACGCTCTACGTGATCGGCGAGGGGCGCTGGGAGGCGAAGAACTTCCCGAACGCGAAGCTCGAGCAGGCCGAGGTCACGTGGGACTTCGCGACGCAGAGCTCCGATTATTCGGTCCTGCGCAGCGAGGTGCTCGCGAAGGACAACGCGCGCACGTTCCTGTCCTCGTACGCGCGGCAAGGTCCGCTGCTCTCCCCGGTGCAAAACTCGACGGGGCAGATGACGCGGTACATGACGGACGCGAGCCCCCAGCAGTACTCGACGATCGGCGATCTCTTCGTGCAGACGGCGATCCTGAACGGCGAGGCGTCCGAATTCGAGGCGGACTGCGCCGGTCGCTTCCTGAAGTACGCGCCGAGCGCAGACGTCGTCGTGAACCCCTGCGCCGAGGACGGGACGTGCGCCGCGGTCGAGCCGGGCCAGATCGACGCGCGCGACTTCGAATGCGCCGGTGTGATGGAGGGGACGACGCTCGACGACCTCGCCGTCGCGTTCACCGGAATGCACCCGTCGAGCGTGTGGCTCACGCGGATCGAGGGCAACCTCTCGCGCGTGGCGCTCGAGCTCGACCTCGAGCTGCAGGCGGAGAAGACGCAGGTCGAGGTCGACAACTGGCTCACCGCGGGCAAGAAGCAAAACACGCCCTGCGTGGAGTCGGCCGTGGCGCCCCTCCTGAAGGACACGGGCGCGACGCCGCGCGAGCGCCGGCAGCGCAAGGAGTTCGCCGCTGCATTGCTGGCGCTCGTCGGCATCGGCGCCGCGCTCGGCCGCAGGGTGCGCCGCGCGCTGCCGGCGCCCTCGGCGCAATGAAATGAAGGATCCGGCGGGGCCCTCGGAGGAACGTCTCGCATGACGGTGACGCACATCGCAGACCGGAGGGCGCGCGACGAGCTCGCGCGGCTCATGGAACGCTTCGCCCGAAGGCCCCGCCCGATCCACGTCGTGAAGAAGTCCGCATACTGGCACCAGCGGGCCGCCGGCGCGGCCCTCTTCGCCGTGACGTTCGGCGGCCAACACAAGTACCTCAGCCATTACGTCACCACGCTCGGCCACACGATCTACGTGCCCGACGATTTCGACGACTGGGCCCCGACCCGCGCCCTCGAGATCCTCCGCCACGAGGCGGTGCACGTCGCTCAATTCGAGCGGTACGGCTGGGTCGTGATGGTGCTCTTCTACGGCGTCCTGCCCTTGCCGATGGGCCTCGCCTGGTTCCGCGCCCGCTTCGAGTGGGAGGCGTACGAGGAGACGTTACGCGCCGTCGCCGAGGTCGAGGGCCTCGCCGCGGCCCGCGCCCCGGCGCTGCGGGAGGAGATCGTGCGGCGCTTCACCGGGCCGGATTATGGCTGGATGTGGCCTTTTCCGCGCACGATCGAGCGCTGGATCGACGAGGCGCTCGTGAAGATCGAGGGCGAGCTCGCGCAAAGCGAGCCCTCGACACCGTCTGCCGAG
The nucleotide sequence above comes from Polyangium spumosum. Encoded proteins:
- a CDS encoding DUF2330 domain-containing protein: MTRRLRFFALSCLATLGAASAFATDADACGGCFHAADDPETTVVTGHRMAFAISPTQTVLWDQVEYTGSPQEFAWVLPIKKGARLEVASNAWFEALDAATSTRVVQPQLFCADFGGGDFDNFESTDSGGSGCGCFMMSADSANYAGGGTGGGEDLAPPPPPVEVVRRETVGPYEVVTLATDTPGVLTDWLQTHGFAVDAEIQPIIDQYVAEDFDFIAMRLAPGEGVQSMKPVRVLSPGATPVMPLRMVAAGTGANTAITLYVIGEGRWEAKNFPNAKLEQAEVTWDFATQSSDYSVLRSEVLAKDNARTFLSSYARQGPLLSPVQNSTGQMTRYMTDASPQQYSTIGDLFVQTAILNGEASEFEADCAGRFLKYAPSADVVVNPCAEDGTCAAVEPGQIDARDFECAGVMEGTTLDDLAVAFTGMHPSSVWLTRIEGNLSRVALELDLELQAEKTQVEVDNWLTAGKKQNTPCVESAVAPLLKDTGATPRERRQRKEFAAALLALVGIGAALGRRVRRALPAPSAQ